Proteins from a genomic interval of Watersipora subatra chromosome 10, tzWatSuba1.1, whole genome shotgun sequence:
- the LOC137406590 gene encoding uncharacterized protein produces the protein MADYNDTVDKVSRGYLPREVEDHYPTNSGGCEYQSVSEQGIRVSGCQGGVTIPNERWTRYCRCQAKLPQRKELHYNKACKWKKVKDEENRKVYLYRRCICRQPPNRR, from the exons ATGGCTGACTACAACGATACAGTTGATAAGGTATCAAGAGGTTACTTGCCTAGAGAGGTTGAAGACCATTATCCGACCAATTCGGGCGGATGTGAATACCAATCAGT TAGTGAACAAGGAATACGAGTTAGTGGGTGTCAAGGTGGCGTAACTATACCTAATGAGAGATGGACCAGATACTGTCGCTGCCAAGCTAAACT TCCACAACGTAAAGAGCTTCACTACAACAAAGCTTGCAAGTGGAAGAAGGTGAAAGATGAGGAAAATAGAAAGGTCTATCTTTACCGCAGGTGTATATGCCGCCAACCTCCAAACCGAAGATGA